The sequence CAGGATCTGATCGGTGCGGTGGCCGTTTATCTGGCGGACTGTCATCGGTTTGATCCGCACGGCTTGACGATGGAACTGTTTTTTGAACCGGGCAAGGGGGTTTGGGCGGTCATTGATCAGATGAGGATCTCGTAAACGCCGATTCCGATCAGGAGCAGTCCGGCGATCAGATTGGAGTAGCGGCCCAGCCAAGCTCTTGCAATCCGATGACCGGCGCGAACGCCAAGCTCCACTGTTAGTAACGAAAATGCACCAACTGACAGGGTCGTCCAGAACGGGGAGACGCCGCTGATTCCGGCACCGAAGCCGCTTGCCATGCAGTTCAAGGCGAGCGCCACCCCTAATGAAATCGACTCCTGCCAGGAAATCACCCGATCCTGATCAATGTCCGCATGTTCCGGATTGCGCAAGACGGCGGTCAAGGCATCATCCGTATCAGCGGGCGACCGGTTGAAAAAACCGGAGCCGATCGTCCAGGCGCCGATGGCCACGATCAGAAGGCCGCCCATAAGGTTTGCGACGCTCGGGGGAACGTAGCTGGACACCCACTGTCCCAACGAAAGGGTTG comes from Effusibacillus pohliae DSM 22757 and encodes:
- the ytaF gene encoding sporulation membrane protein YtaF produces the protein MKPAWKLCQVICHSIGRHLAISKNKRRFPMHWITIVLIGLASNLDNLGIGVSFGMRSTRIPFVSNLIIALISMLATYSTLSLGQWVSSYVPPSVANLMGGLLIVAIGAWTIGSGFFNRSPADTDDALTAVLRNPEHADIDQDRVISWQESISLGVALALNCMASGFGAGISGVSPFWTTLSVGAFSLLTVELGVRAGHRIARAWLGRYSNLIAGLLLIGIGVYEILI